AACAAAAACAGAGGTAGAATTTTCAATCATAACATGATGGCCGATTTGCTAATTTAAACAATCTATTGTTTGATCGTTCTACCAGTTTCACAAAGTAAATAACTTGATCTTCACTAAACACGGTTGTGAAAGCACAGTTTTTGTTGGCCCTGACAATAATTGCAATATCTGCAGTGACACCTGTATTTGCGCATAAGACTGTATTTGTAGAACAATATGAAATCGAGGTTGGCTGGAGTGATGAGCCGCCACTAGTAAGCCAGCAAAATACAATTGTGTTTGCTTTTACCGTTAATGAGGACGAAGGGGTCAGCACTGGTGTGACAAACGCATTCCGAGACCTTACTGCAACTATCAAGTCTGGTAGTGTATCAAAGCAACTTGACGTGTTGTCGGATTCCAAGGCAGGTCATTACTATTCAAAAATCATTCCAACCCAGACAGGCCCACTGGCTATAGAGCTGAAGGGAACCATAAACGGAGTAGCGGTAAACGAAGTGGTGCAAATCGAGAGCGTAGAGAGCATCAATGTCATAGCATTTCCTCCAACCGATGCAAGCGGACTGCCGGACTTGGCAAAAATAAAGAACTCATTGGCGCAGCTTCAACAAGACGTAGCACAAATCCAGCAAGGCGGGGCTTCTGTTGGAGAGTCCGGCAAATCGTACGACTATGCGATGTTTGCGATGGGCCTTGGAGCTGCAGGCATAATACTTGCAGTGATCAGTCTGATAAAAAGAAAATAAGAGAATTCTAAAGTCTTGGAATTACTTTAGATCGTGCTGTAACTGCAACAATGCTTACTATGGCTACTGCCAAGATTATCATTGCAAGTGGACCAAATTCTGGTACTACTTGAGCAGATACTGTTTCGCCCATTGGACCAGTCCAGTTTGCCTCGTCATCTGGCAATCCTAATCCAAGGATTGTGACTTGAACATCTAGTGGGCTGTCAGAGCTTAGAGCTGAAGTTGTGTATTCTGTGACACCACTATGTGCATGTTGAGATGTTTCAGCTAGGACTTGGTTGTCATCCTGATTCACAGTGATCTCAAAGTTCACGTGCTCAATTGGGTTTCCGTCTGCATCAACAAATTCAACTGATACCATAGCTTCTACACCTTCTGCTGGCTCATCAGAATCGATGTGCACCATGACAGATCCGTCCTGTGACATTACCATTGCACCATGTTCATCATGTGCATGACCGTCTGTGGTTTCCATATCAGTGTGTTCCTCATCTGTGTGCTCTTCAGCGGCTGCCTGAACAATTACCGTTCCTTGCATCCATGGGTGTACTAGGCAAAAGTATGGGAATTCACCTTCTTCCTCAAACGTGTGTGAGAAAGTTCGTCCTGATAGGAACAAATTGCTATCAAAGTTTCCATCCGGACCATTTGCTGGAGTTCCGCTTGTTACGCTATGTGAAGCAGTGTCGTAATTTGACCACACTACTTCACTTCCTACATCAATTGTTACTTCGGCTGGAACGTAACATTCGTCGGTTGATTCGCAGCCAGGCATTGATGTCCCTACTGGAATGCTAACCTCGACAGTCACATGATCTGCGAATGCAGGAGTAATTGCCATAACAGCAAAAATCATCAAAATGGATCCTATTGCTATTGTCTTCATTGGACTCACTATAATCGTAGGCGAATAAAAATCCTTATACAAAATTACATCTGCTTCACGCACAAAACTCGACCGAATCTAAACCAACATCAGTTTGTGGTAATTGTAATCGCTTGTATGCGTTTTCATGAATTGATCATTTGGTGAATTTTTTAATAAATTTTCTAGTTTTAATAATTGCAATCGCTGGTATTACAAAGTAAATTCCTGCATTGAGCAGAATCACACCAATTCCATAGCCTAGCATCTCTGATTCCGAATCAATATCTGAATAGCTTAGAATTGATAGAGTCACTAACATCGGAGTCATGGTAGCTTTTACCATTTCCCTGAAAACTGGACTCTGCCTTTCCAGATCAGCAATGTTTGGACTAAATGAATAATAAAATTCGTTGAATCCAGACATGAATGTCTTACCTGAACCTGTCCCAAACAGGATATTGTCCCTGATTTCTCGCAACATTTGGACCTGAGGTGCAAGCTCCGTTCCATGTGCTGCAGTTGCGATAAGGCAACCCGATTCTGGTACATCGGGTGGAGGAGGTGTTGCTTCTTGTGCGATTACATTAAAGTAAACCGTTTCTAATGGAATTGGCTGGAACAAAATTCCCTCAACATGAATTGATATTTTGTTTTCACCGCCTTTGAATTCAATTGGTATTGTAACTGATCCTAAAGATGTATGGGTACTAGGTATTGGGCCAAAGATTGGCATTCCATCATTTGTAACCGTTACTTTGTAGTCAATGTGCTCTTGTATTACGTTTGTCTGTGGGTTGATAAAGTCGATTTTTAGCTTTGTCTGCTCAGTTACACTTGGCTTCTCTGGGTCTGTTGATATGTTGACTAGTAGCGTGCCCTGATCAGTTGGTAATTGCTGAAAGTCTGCAAATATTGGAATAGCAACCACTGGATTTAGCAACAAAGACAAAAGCATGATGTAATTCATCTTCGATGTTTGCGCAGAAAAAATATGGAAACTTCTCACGGACAATTTTTAGGAGAACTAAATTAAATTAGTTTATTATTTTTTCATTTAATAAAAACGTCTAAATTAATCACATCATTAAATAAGGTCGGAATCGCAAAAATATTGTGAGGCATTTAATTTTTCTAATGATAGTTGTAACTGTAGTTCCTTTTACAGGAATTGCATTCGGACACGGACTAGGTATGGATATGGCCCCACCAATAAGCTTTGAAGGAATGAAGGTCACCGTTATGACTACTTTAGATCCCAGAGACATAACTGTGGGCAATGTGAATACTGCTAACATAGGCGTGAGATTTTACGACACACTTAGCGACAAAAATCTTGATTCAGTAACATATCGAATTGAGGTCTTTAGAAACGAAAAACTACTGGCAAGAAATCTGTTTTATGATCAGGATGGTCTATTAAACATCCAAGTAAAACCCCAGACCAAATGTTCTGAGACTGAGTCATGGAGATGCACCAAATACTTTGGAGAGGAGGACCTAATTTCGGGAGGACTAATGGCAAGGGGCAACAGCGTACCAATAATTCAAGGGCCGATATTTGACAAAGGTGGACTGTATAACATCAACGTAGTAATTGAGGGTGCCACAAGTCCAAAGGCACTCGTAGCGGATCCATTGATATTTGAGACTTTTGTCAGTGTTGCACAAGATCAAAACTTTATCATCAAAACTGCCCAAGCAAAAGAAATTCCAGTAATTGTAAAGACGTACTATGATGAAGTAACTGATTTCAAATTTGACTCAAACGACAGTTCAATTTCGTTTAACATGCCATTTAATTGGGATCCTACATACATCAAACTTGTACAGGTTGTTCATGAAGAAATCCGTATCCCAAAGTCATTTTTGCCATATGGAGAGGGCAAGCAGTTCAAGGGCTATGTTAATGGTGTTGAAGTAGACAATAGAGTATTACTACTTGATCCATATTCGTATGAAGACAAAAACGTGATACACTTTCTGGTAACCGGAACCGAACTTGATAGAATCAACAACAAACTCGGCTCAAAACAAACCCCAGATCTAATGATATTCAAACTAGTTCCACAGGAAGGATCTTCCACAAACTCGATTGAACTAAAGTTTGAAAACGGTGCAACTGGAAAAATTTCATGGGATAGTAAATATGGAGCGGGACAAGACATCCCATTCGAGTTTTCATTTTTTGATAATAACAAAAACCTGCTAAGGGATATTCACTATGGATATGAAATACTAGATAAAAATGGAAAACAAATTGCAGTTAACACTGGATCTGATCCAAACATGGCTGGAATTTTGGCAAGCGAGGGAATAGACATACAAAAAATCAAAATCCCAACACAAGACATGTACAAATTCCGTCTGCTTTTGTTAGGCCAAGGAATGCCTGTGAATCTGAAATACTCCGGCATAATTGAAGGGGTTTTGGAAGTGGGGGCTCCAGGCAAGACAATTCCATCCGATTTGATAACTCCTTCTCTTACATACACAATTCCATCATGGATCAAAACCAACGCTAAGTTCTGGTCTGATGGAAAAATAACAGACAAGGACTTTGTAAACGGAATTCAATATTTAATAAAACAAAAAATAATCAAGATTCCCTCAACACAAAAAGAAGGGTCTGGTTCATCCACAATCCCTGTATGGGTCAAAAATTCCGCCAAGTTCTGGGCGGATGGTAAGACGACTGATGATGACTTTGTCAACGGCATACAATTTCTAATCAAATCTGGAATAATCAAAGTATAACCTTAAAACCAGATTTACGTTTTTATCCACTGCATCAGTTGACTAGATATGCTTCCAATTAGGGACGAAAATCCAAAACCAGCTGGCTACAAGCCAATGATGACAATCGCCCTGATTGCGGCAAACGTGATAATTTTCTTCGTGGAAGTTGCAATAACTGGTCAGTTCTTTGAATTCAACAATAATCGGGCAGCTGCGTTTTTCTTTGATTGGGGGGCAGTTCCTGCCTGTGTCTCTGGCGATCGAATCCTGAATTTTCAGAACGTAGAGATTGAATGTCCTCCAGAACCAATGATTACTCTGCTTACCTCCACATTTCTCCACGGCGGTGCACTACACCTTGGCGGCAACATGCTGTTTTTGTGGATCTTTGGAGATAACATTGAGCTGAAATTCGGCCGACTAAAATTCCTTGGAATCTATCTGATGTGGGGAATTGTGGCAGGTCTAGTCCATATTGTGGGCGATCTGAACAGTCCGATTCCAGCGGTGGGAGCATCTGGCGCAATCTCTGGTGTTTTGGGAGCATATTTGGTGATGTTTCCGCGAGCAAAAATTACCACGTTTATGATGCTTGGATTCTTTATGAGAATGACAAATGTTTCTGCCAAATTCTTTTTGCCTTTTTGGCTCATCTTCCAGAACTTACTTCCGTTGTTTGTAGGCGGATTTGGCTTTGGCTCTGGTGGTGTTGCGTACTTAGCCCACATTGGGGGATTTGTAATTGGTCTTGCTACTGGATATGCATACAAGAAAATGCGCAGCGGTGATTTCACATATGGAACTAGTTATGGCACTCGATATGGCTGGAAGGGCGACATCTAGTATAAATTCAAGAGAGAAAAAATTTCTTTTATGCCAATAATTACAGTCTCAATGTATCCTGGCAGAACCACAAAACAAAAAGAAGAATTTGCAAAGGCAATCACAAAGGCTGCAGTTGAAATTCTCAAGACTAAAGAGTCTCATGTAATAGTGGTCTTTGAGGACAATCCAAAAGAAAATTGGTACCTTGCAGGAAGCCCCCTGTAAGGTTCTACTTTTTATCTAATGGTGTAATACCCAATCCATGAAGATAGCTATAGTACAGTTCAAGGCGTCAACTGACAAGAAAAAAAATCTTTCAAAAATTCTGGATTATATTTCTACAGCTGCAAAAAAAGGTGCGCGACTCTGCGCATTTCCTGAATTCATGATGTTCCACACCACATCAAATCAGTCTGCAATGCAACTAGTGGAGCAAGCAGAGACAATCACTGGAGATTTTATTACACAAATAGCAAGAGCTGCCAGAAAAAACAAAATAGAAGTTGTTGGGACTATATACGAAAAAAGCAAGAAAAAGGATCGTGTCTACGACACTGCGTTTGTAATTAGCAAATCAGGCAAAATATTATCGACATACAGAAAAATCCATCTGTATGATGCGCTTGGTTTTAGAGAATCTGATAAACTAGAGCCTGGCAACAAAATTGTACCTCCAACTAAGACGACGCTTGGCAAAATTGGCATGCTCATATGCTATGATCTGAGGTTTCCTGAAATGTCAAGAATTTTGGCCTCATCCGGCTCTGAAATTCTGGTTGTACCGTCTGCGTGGGTGCAAGGGCCACACAAGGAAGAGCACTGGCTTGCGCTAAACAAAACCCGCGCAATAGAGAACGGATGCTATGTCATCGCACCAGGACACCTAGGCAACATTTACTGCGGAAGGAGCCTAGTGGTGAATCCCTATGGAAAAATATTACTGGACATGAAACACAAGTCGGGAATTGGAATTGCAGACATATCACTGGAGCTAGTCAAAAAGACAAGGTTGTCGATGCCTCTCCTAAAGAACAGGAGAACCGACATCTATTCTGATCTCAGTCTTTAGGTTTTTTTGATGGGCAGTGGTAATTTGCGCATTGCTTTACCCATTTCTGCTTTCTGGAATATCTGTATAATATCATGGGCCACTGACACTCTGGACATGCAGATTTTGTAGCATAGATCATCGCCTTTTGGAGCATTGGCGATGACGCCTTGCAACCATTATAGTAATTAGAGCACCCCATGAATCTCTTCTTAGTCTTTCTTGACCGAATAACCATAAGTTTGCCTATTTTGCAATTGGGACATGGTACCAGTCCGTTCTTTGGCTCGTTTGATCCCAAAATCACGTACTTTTTTTTACTTGCTGACCATGACAGAAAGGAATTTGTGTCATAGTATTGGCGCATCTCGGTTTGGAGCTTGGTGACCTTGTTTTTTGTAACTCGGATCTTGCCGAGCTTTTTGGGATTGAGAGCTTGGGCCAACTTTTGTTTTAACAACACTATGATATCCCATGAAGAATTTTTATATGGACTTGGTCGAAAACTGTCGTGGAAAAGGTCTGCGTTCTTGGCGCTGGTAGCACCAAATATGGAAAATTAGAAGACAGCATTACGGATATCACTATTCAGGCATCAGTTGGCGCAATCGAAAGTGCAGGAATCGATCCAAAAGAGATCCAAGCAGGCTACATCTCTAATGTCTTTGGCATTGCAGACAAGCAGGTACACTTAGGCCCAGTAATAATGAGCGACCTTGGAATTCCAGAAAAACCATCATTATCAATTGAATCTGCGTGCGGTTCCGGCTCGGTATCATTTAGAGAGGCATTTGCTAATGTTGCAGCTGGATTTTACGATGCGGTTTTGGTTGCGGGAACAGAAAAGGTGACCCATACAGGTACTGAGTGGACTACAACTTACTTTTCATATTGCTCTGATTTCTTTTATGAGGGCGGTGCGGGTGCATCATTTCCTGGATTGTTTGCGTCAATGGCACGTGCATATTTGACTGAGTTCAAGGCAACAGAAGAAGACCTTGCTCGTGTCGCAGTAAAAAACCATGAGAACGGCCTTCTAAACCCAAAAGCACACTTGCGAAAGAAAATTACAATTGATGATGTACTGAATTCAGCAGTGGTGGCAAGCCCACTAAAACTATACGACTGCTGTCCGTTCTCTGACGGTGCAAGCGCAGTCATACTTTGTAGCGAAAAATTCGCAAAAGAACACTCTAAGGATTATGTTAATGTAATTGGATCGGGAAGGGGTGGATCACCTGCAACCCTCCAAGGAAGAGATCACATGACTACCATACCAAGCACAAAACTGGCTGCCCAAGCAGCATACAAGATGGCAGGAATCACACCAAGAGACATTGATTTTGCCGAAGTGCATGACTGCTTTACAATTGCAGAAATTGTGGACACTGAGGACTTGGGATTTTTTGAGAAAGGCCATGGCGTTCAGGCAGTAAGAGAGGGCAGAACCGCCAAGAACGGTGACATTGCTATCAATCCATCAGGTGGACTGAAAGCAAAGGGACATCCAATTGGCGCAACAGGCGTAGGGCAAGTAGTTGAAGTATTTGAGCAATTAACAGGTAAAGCAGGTGAGCGCACCGTTCAGGACGCAAAAATCGGCTTGACCCACAACTTTGGCGCAACTGGAGCCAGCTGCGCAGTTCACATTTTCCAAAGCGTGTAATCCACCTTGACAATGAAGCAAGAATTCATAGATGTTGTCAAGTCAGGTAGGGTTCTAACCAAAAAATGCGCAAAATGCAGTCATTTGCACCTAGCAACTGTGTATTTCTGCCAAAACTGCGGCGCAAAGGGCTTTGAGAATAAAATCCTAAATGGCACAGGCGTGGTTGCCACGTATACAATAATCACGGTTCCTCCGGCAGGCTTTGAAAAATATACCCCATATGCCTGGGTTGTAATGAAAATAGACGGTTATGATATTCGAATTTCCGGCTTTTTGGGTGGAATTGCTTCCCCTGCACAACTCCCAGTTGGCGCTAAGATCAAAATATCGGGCTATGATGATCGAGGAATTCTTCTAGAAAAACAGTAAATCGTTTTTTACCAAATTAATCATAAAAATCAAAAAAGATTCTTAATAGTTTTGCCAAACTTTGATCTCTATGTCAGTTGATGTTACCTGCGGCAAGTGCGGATCAAAAATATCAAACATGAAAATGCTCAAGTCCGTCAAGGATGTCATGAAACACTATAATTCCAAGTGCCCGTCCTGCGGCCAAACTCTGTCCACCTCGGAATTTTCGATCGATGTTTCCAAAAACTGATCCATAAAGTCTTTTTTTAACAACCTCAAAAATCTTATTTACTACCGTTCACGAATCAAAATTATGAGTATTGAGGATGCTGGGATGATCGATCCCAAAAAGTCTGGGGGAATTTTACAATCTACATCAAAACGCGTAAGAATGATCTTCTCTGTCATGGCAAGTCCAAATAGAATTGACATACTGAGAATCCTAAACTCCAAGGGACCACTAACATATTCTGAACTAAAGTCACTTGCTGGATTCAAATCCAAAAAGGAAAGTGGAAAATTTGCATATCACTTAAGAAAGTTACTGAGGCAGTCGCTTGTTGCGCTAAACAAATCCGAGAGGCGCTACACCATCACAAATCTCGGCAAGCTAGTACTAAGTCTGGCTCGCCAAATAGAAGAGCGCTCTATAATAGAGTCTGGCAAAATGTATGTGCGAACCTCGCATGAATCAATTGAGGAGTTCAACTCTCACAAAATCATCCAGTCTCTAGTCCGAGAAGGAAGTCTTCCACTAGAATTAGCGCAAAAAATCACCGAAGAAGTGGAAAATCGCATTTACAAATACCAAACAACCTACCTTACAGGTTCACTCATTCGTGAAATGGTAAATTCTGTGCTGCTAGAACACGGACATGAGGAATACCGCAACAAGCTAACACGCTTGGGCATGCCTGTCTTTGACATTCAAGAAATACTCACAAATGTCGACAATATCGACAATGGTGCACAAGGCCTATTCTTCAAGTCTGGCCAAACAATCTTTGCAGAAAATCTCCTACTAAACGCATTACCTAAGGATGTGGCAGACTCACATCTCTCAGGCGACATTCACATTTCAAATCCGGGAATCTGGTCGTTGCTTCCTGATACGATCTTCTTTAATCTTAAAGAACTCATCGAAGATGGAATTGATCTCAAGGGCAAATTCCTAGGAGTCAGCAGAATTGCAACAGTCAAGACACTGGACAATCTAATGTCATCTCTGTCAATGATCATATCTTTGGCCTCAAAGGAAGCATCAAAGGAAATAATTCTGGACGGCCTAGTTCAACTTTGCGCAAAACATGCAAAGAATATGACAGAACTAGAAGAAAAACTGGTCGACTCACTGGTCACCTCCTCTACTGCATCTAAGTATACAAAAGAGCCGACACTGGTATCGTTTAGAATTCAGTTGGGTGCAGAGCCCAAGGTTGTAGCAGCAATACTAAATGCATACAAGAACTATGTCAAGATGACTCCAGTACCTCAAGTTGGACTAGTCGTTGATTATTCTGCAGGTAAAGTATCTGATGTTTCGCAAACCGTTTCTGAAATCATATCTATTGGTGGCAAAGTTCTCTTCTCAAAAGACGAGACATCATATAGCGGAATTACAAGAATCAAGGCAAAGAACAGTACTTCATCAATAAACCTGCAATCACTGACAATAAACCTACCAAGACTTGCGTTTGAATCAAACAAGGATGAGACTTACTTTAGAGCAAGACTTGCATTGTTAATGAAGCCGCCACTTGCTGCAATGTCTTTACGCAAAAAAGACATATCAGATCTTACCAGACGTGGACTAAATCCAGTCCTTGCAGCAAACACGCAATACATGCAGAGAAGCTCAGTCGGACTGGTTGTAAATCTGGTAGGCCTAAAGGAGGCAGTCTTTAACATATTGGGCTATTCAGACGACAAGGAAGGCCATGAAATACTCTACAAAGTCCTCCAGACGGCAGTCGATGTAGCCGAGAAAAAGGGTAAGGAAATGGGTGACTCTGTCATAGTCACCATGACAGAATCTGACGGCACGCCTAGATTTAGCTCACTGGACGGAGAAAAATACGGCAAAATGTCAGTTCTCAAATCACTAGAAAGCGGCGGCTACTCACAAGGAGTCGTCATTTTAGCCTCGGAATTAGACTCACTGAGTGCAAAATCCGAGAAAATCTCAGACGCCAACAAGAAAGCCAAGATCCTAAACGGAGGCTTGCTGGTACAGTTACGATTTGAGCGTGATTCCAAGGCGGAAGACATCAAAAAAGCAATAGAAAAGACAAGCGATCTAATCGGCTCCTTTAGACCAAGCAAGGACGTTCCCATATGCGGCAATTGCGGCTTCAAGGACGAAAAGCTCTTTGAGAAATGTCCATCCTGCAAATCCCCGTATATCATCAGCTAAGAATCCGAAAATCGCAAACTTAATTTCAGTGGAATAAAAATTATTACTCCTTGGCGGCTAGATCACTTTCAAAAATAACGCAAATCGTTTTTGGAACCACGAATGACCAAAACGAAAATTCTTGGAATGGTGTAAAAGTTGTTGAGCTAAAATCTGAAACTTTTCGGCGTCAGGGTTATATCCGAACCGATTATACCTAGTGAGGGGAGACAATATGACAACAGATTTTTCTCAAATTGAAAGTTCGATCGTCGACGTAAAGAAGCGCGACGGACGAATTACAGCATTTAATAAAGATAAGATCACAAATGCGATCTACAAGGCTCTGGTGGCAAACGGCCAGCCAGACCGCAAAATAGCTGACGAGCTGACCAGCGGAGTTTTGGACAAGCTAATCCACCAGGGATTTTCAACATCCAGCCCGCCATCCGTCGAGGATGTTCAGGACATGGTCGAGTCGACACTAATCGAAATGGGCTATGGCGAGATTGCCAAAGCCTACATTCTGTACCGACAC
This portion of the Nitrososphaerota archaeon genome encodes:
- a CDS encoding PEFG-CTERM sorting domain-containing protein, encoding MKTIAIGSILMIFAVMAITPAFADHVTVEVSIPVGTSMPGCESTDECYVPAEVTIDVGSEVVWSNYDTASHSVTSGTPANGPDGNFDSNLFLSGRTFSHTFEEEGEFPYFCLVHPWMQGTVIVQAAAEEHTDEEHTDMETTDGHAHDEHGAMVMSQDGSVMVHIDSDEPAEGVEAMVSVEFVDADGNPIEHVNFEITVNQDDNQVLAETSQHAHSGVTEYTTSALSSDSPLDVQVTILGLGLPDDEANWTGPMGETVSAQVVPEFGPLAMIILAVAIVSIVAVTARSKVIPRL
- a CDS encoding copper-binding protein yields the protein MVAIPIFADFQQLPTDQGTLLVNISTDPEKPSVTEQTKLKIDFINPQTNVIQEHIDYKVTVTNDGMPIFGPIPSTHTSLGSVTIPIEFKGGENKISIHVEGILFQPIPLETVYFNVIAQEATPPPPDVPESGCLIATAAHGTELAPQVQMLREIRDNILFGTGSGKTFMSGFNEFYYSFSPNIADLERQSPVFREMVKATMTPMLVTLSILSYSDIDSESEMLGYGIGVILLNAGIYFVIPAIAIIKTRKFIKKFTK
- a CDS encoding peptidase — protein: MIVVTVVPFTGIAFGHGLGMDMAPPISFEGMKVTVMTTLDPRDITVGNVNTANIGVRFYDTLSDKNLDSVTYRIEVFRNEKLLARNLFYDQDGLLNIQVKPQTKCSETESWRCTKYFGEEDLISGGLMARGNSVPIIQGPIFDKGGLYNINVVIEGATSPKALVADPLIFETFVSVAQDQNFIIKTAQAKEIPVIVKTYYDEVTDFKFDSNDSSISFNMPFNWDPTYIKLVQVVHEEIRIPKSFLPYGEGKQFKGYVNGVEVDNRVLLLDPYSYEDKNVIHFLVTGTELDRINNKLGSKQTPDLMIFKLVPQEGSSTNSIELKFENGATGKISWDSKYGAGQDIPFEFSFFDNNKNLLRDIHYGYEILDKNGKQIAVNTGSDPNMAGILASEGIDIQKIKIPTQDMYKFRLLLLGQGMPVNLKYSGIIEGVLEVGAPGKTIPSDLITPSLTYTIPSWIKTNAKFWSDGKITDKDFVNGIQYLIKQKIIKIPSTQKEGSGSSTIPVWVKNSAKFWADGKTTDDDFVNGIQFLIKSGIIKV
- a CDS encoding rhomboid family intramembrane serine protease, producing MLPIRDENPKPAGYKPMMTIALIAANVIIFFVEVAITGQFFEFNNNRAAAFFFDWGAVPACVSGDRILNFQNVEIECPPEPMITLLTSTFLHGGALHLGGNMLFLWIFGDNIELKFGRLKFLGIYLMWGIVAGLVHIVGDLNSPIPAVGASGAISGVLGAYLVMFPRAKITTFMMLGFFMRMTNVSAKFFLPFWLIFQNLLPLFVGGFGFGSGGVAYLAHIGGFVIGLATGYAYKKMRSGDFTYGTSYGTRYGWKGDI
- a CDS encoding 4-oxalocrotonate tautomerase, which gives rise to MPIITVSMYPGRTTKQKEEFAKAITKAAVEILKTKESHVIVVFEDNPKENWYLAGSPL
- a CDS encoding carbon-nitrogen hydrolase family protein, whose translation is MKIAIVQFKASTDKKKNLSKILDYISTAAKKGARLCAFPEFMMFHTTSNQSAMQLVEQAETITGDFITQIARAARKNKIEVVGTIYEKSKKKDRVYDTAFVISKSGKILSTYRKIHLYDALGFRESDKLEPGNKIVPPTKTTLGKIGMLICYDLRFPEMSRILASSGSEILVVPSAWVQGPHKEEHWLALNKTRAIENGCYVIAPGHLGNIYCGRSLVVNPYGKILLDMKHKSGIGIADISLELVKKTRLSMPLLKNRRTDIYSDLSL
- a CDS encoding DNA topoisomerase; amino-acid sequence: MRQYYDTNSFLSWSASKKKYVILGSNEPKNGLVPCPNCKIGKLMVIRSRKTKKRFMGCSNYYNGCKASSPMLQKAMIYATKSACPECQWPMILYRYSRKQKWVKQCANYHCPSKKPKD
- a CDS encoding thiolase domain-containing protein — translated: MEKVCVLGAGSTKYGKLEDSITDITIQASVGAIESAGIDPKEIQAGYISNVFGIADKQVHLGPVIMSDLGIPEKPSLSIESACGSGSVSFREAFANVAAGFYDAVLVAGTEKVTHTGTEWTTTYFSYCSDFFYEGGAGASFPGLFASMARAYLTEFKATEEDLARVAVKNHENGLLNPKAHLRKKITIDDVLNSAVVASPLKLYDCCPFSDGASAVILCSEKFAKEHSKDYVNVIGSGRGGSPATLQGRDHMTTIPSTKLAAQAAYKMAGITPRDIDFAEVHDCFTIAEIVDTEDLGFFEKGHGVQAVREGRTAKNGDIAINPSGGLKAKGHPIGATGVGQVVEVFEQLTGKAGERTVQDAKIGLTHNFGATGASCAVHIFQSV
- a CDS encoding nucleotide-binding protein, with protein sequence MTMKQEFIDVVKSGRVLTKKCAKCSHLHLATVYFCQNCGAKGFENKILNGTGVVATYTIITVPPAGFEKYTPYAWVVMKIDGYDIRISGFLGGIASPAQLPVGAKIKISGYDDRGILLEKQ
- a CDS encoding helix-turn-helix domain-containing protein, whose translation is MSIEDAGMIDPKKSGGILQSTSKRVRMIFSVMASPNRIDILRILNSKGPLTYSELKSLAGFKSKKESGKFAYHLRKLLRQSLVALNKSERRYTITNLGKLVLSLARQIEERSIIESGKMYVRTSHESIEEFNSHKIIQSLVREGSLPLELAQKITEEVENRIYKYQTTYLTGSLIREMVNSVLLEHGHEEYRNKLTRLGMPVFDIQEILTNVDNIDNGAQGLFFKSGQTIFAENLLLNALPKDVADSHLSGDIHISNPGIWSLLPDTIFFNLKELIEDGIDLKGKFLGVSRIATVKTLDNLMSSLSMIISLASKEASKEIILDGLVQLCAKHAKNMTELEEKLVDSLVTSSTASKYTKEPTLVSFRIQLGAEPKVVAAILNAYKNYVKMTPVPQVGLVVDYSAGKVSDVSQTVSEIISIGGKVLFSKDETSYSGITRIKAKNSTSSINLQSLTINLPRLAFESNKDETYFRARLALLMKPPLAAMSLRKKDISDLTRRGLNPVLAANTQYMQRSSVGLVVNLVGLKEAVFNILGYSDDKEGHEILYKVLQTAVDVAEKKGKEMGDSVIVTMTESDGTPRFSSLDGEKYGKMSVLKSLESGGYSQGVVILASELDSLSAKSEKISDANKKAKILNGGLLVQLRFERDSKAEDIKKAIEKTSDLIGSFRPSKDVPICGNCGFKDEKLFEKCPSCKSPYIIS